From one Actinopolyspora saharensis genomic stretch:
- the leuA gene encoding 2-isopropylmalate synthase has product MNEQFAATNQSDAVSTSEQVLRTPSRPAPADQAPWNPQRGSSMPFHRYRPFHELVEDVALTDRTWPDQRITRAPLWSAVDLRDGNQALIDPMSPARKRRMFELLVGMGFKELEVGFPAASQTDFDFVREIIEDGAIPSDVRIQVLTPARPDLIERTFAALEGAHSAIVHLYNSTSILQRRVVFGEEREGIEKIATQGAEVVKECAAKYPDTDFRFQYSPESFTGTELSHAVEVCDAVTEIWQPTPERPVILNLPATVEMATPNVYADSIEWMHRTLARRDSVILSLHPHNDRGSAVAAAELGYQAGADRIEGCLFGNGERTGNVDLVALAMNLFSQGVDPQLDISDIDYIKRTVEHCNQLPVPERQPWGGELVYTAFSGSHQDAINKGLRAHREAAERAGVPEDEHPWEVPYLPIDPKDVGRSYEAVIRVNSQSGKGGVAYVMKTEHQLDLPRKMQIELSKLIQQRTDSDGGEVDPQEMWDVFANEYLGSTAPLELVRQRIGGESGNETVEATVRVEGTEHSITGTGNGPIAAFVDALSTVGYDVRVLDYHEHAMTAGDDAKAAAYLECSLDSHSGEPRVLWGASIDTSTVTASLNAVVSAVNRANR; this is encoded by the coding sequence ATGAACGAGCAGTTCGCCGCCACGAACCAGTCTGACGCGGTCAGCACTTCCGAGCAGGTGCTGCGCACTCCGTCCCGCCCCGCGCCCGCCGACCAGGCTCCCTGGAATCCGCAGCGCGGCAGTTCGATGCCCTTCCACCGCTACCGCCCCTTCCACGAGCTGGTCGAGGACGTGGCGCTGACGGACCGGACGTGGCCCGACCAGCGGATCACGCGCGCACCGCTGTGGTCCGCCGTGGACCTGCGCGACGGCAACCAGGCGCTGATCGACCCGATGTCTCCCGCCCGCAAGCGGCGGATGTTCGAGCTGCTGGTCGGGATGGGCTTCAAGGAGCTCGAGGTCGGTTTCCCGGCGGCCAGCCAAACCGACTTCGACTTCGTCCGCGAGATCATCGAGGACGGCGCCATCCCGAGCGACGTGCGCATCCAGGTGCTGACCCCGGCACGGCCCGACCTGATCGAACGCACTTTCGCCGCGCTGGAGGGGGCGCACTCGGCGATCGTCCACCTCTACAACTCGACCTCGATCCTGCAGCGCAGGGTCGTTTTCGGCGAGGAGCGGGAAGGCATCGAGAAGATCGCCACGCAGGGCGCCGAGGTCGTGAAGGAGTGCGCGGCGAAGTACCCCGACACCGACTTCCGGTTCCAGTACTCGCCCGAGTCGTTCACCGGCACCGAGCTGTCCCACGCGGTCGAGGTTTGCGACGCGGTCACCGAGATCTGGCAGCCCACTCCGGAGCGCCCGGTCATCCTCAATCTCCCCGCCACCGTCGAGATGGCCACCCCGAACGTCTACGCGGACTCGATCGAGTGGATGCACCGCACGCTGGCCAGGCGTGATTCGGTGATCCTCTCGCTGCACCCGCACAACGACAGGGGCAGCGCCGTCGCGGCCGCCGAGCTCGGTTACCAGGCCGGTGCCGACCGGATCGAGGGCTGCCTGTTCGGCAACGGCGAGCGGACCGGCAACGTGGACCTGGTCGCGCTGGCCATGAACCTGTTCAGCCAGGGCGTGGACCCGCAGCTGGACATATCCGACATCGACTACATCAAGCGCACCGTGGAGCACTGCAACCAGCTGCCCGTTCCGGAGCGGCAGCCCTGGGGCGGCGAGCTCGTCTACACGGCCTTCTCCGGAAGCCACCAGGACGCGATCAACAAGGGGTTGCGCGCTCACCGCGAGGCGGCCGAGCGCGCCGGGGTTCCCGAGGACGAGCACCCCTGGGAGGTCCCCTACCTGCCGATCGACCCGAAGGACGTCGGCCGCAGCTACGAGGCCGTGATCCGGGTCAATTCGCAGTCCGGCAAGGGCGGCGTCGCCTACGTGATGAAGACCGAGCACCAGCTCGACCTGCCGCGCAAGATGCAGATCGAGCTGTCCAAGCTGATCCAGCAGCGCACCGATTCGGACGGCGGTGAGGTCGATCCCCAGGAGATGTGGGACGTCTTCGCCAACGAGTACCTGGGGTCGACGGCTCCGCTGGAGCTGGTTCGCCAGCGGATCGGCGGCGAGTCCGGCAACGAGACGGTCGAGGCGACGGTGCGCGTGGAGGGCACCGAGCACTCGATCACCGGCACCGGAAACGGCCCTATCGCCGCGTTCGTGGACGCCTTGAGCACCGTCGGATACGACGTCCGGGTGCTGGACTACCACGAGCACGCCATGACCGCGGGCGACGACGCCAAGGCCGCCGCTTACCTGGAGTGCTCCCTGGACAGCCACTCCGGCGAGCCCAGGGTGCTCTGGGGTGCCTCCATCGACACCTCGACCGTCACGGCCTCGCTGAACGCGGTCGTCTCGGCGGTGAACCGCGCCAACCGCTGA
- a CDS encoding ABC transporter permease, producing MVPGTQRGKRIDELADSGSTESDSDGSAGVSLAASAWRRLRRSPTFLVGAGIIVVFVLLALVSPLLAQHDPALRLLEDQVSRADNSIPAPQEGFPLGGDQYGRPLLSRLLLGSQQTLLVALTATVLGLGGGLALGILAGAFGGWVDTVVMRVVDVLLSVPSLLLAVSIGALFQQQSRFTVIIAVATVQVPIFGRLLRGTMLAQRASDHVLAARALGVKQRSVVFRHMLPNALGPVIVQATLMLAVAIIDAAALSFLGLGAADTSTPEWGQMLGSAQNFFDTHPHLAFWPAGCIIVVALGFTLVGESLRDALDPKKRR from the coding sequence ATGGTTCCGGGGACGCAACGCGGGAAACGCATCGACGAGCTGGCCGATTCCGGTTCGACCGAGTCCGATTCGGACGGTTCCGCCGGAGTCAGCCTCGCCGCCTCGGCGTGGCGCCGACTGCGGCGCAGCCCCACCTTCCTGGTGGGGGCGGGGATCATAGTGGTCTTCGTGCTGCTGGCGCTGGTCTCCCCGCTGCTCGCCCAGCACGATCCGGCGCTGCGCCTGCTCGAGGACCAGGTCTCCCGCGCGGACAACAGCATCCCCGCACCGCAGGAGGGATTTCCGCTGGGCGGGGACCAGTACGGCAGGCCGCTGCTGTCCAGGTTGCTGCTGGGCTCCCAGCAGACCCTGCTCGTGGCGCTGACCGCCACGGTGCTCGGGCTCGGCGGGGGACTGGCCCTGGGGATCCTGGCCGGGGCCTTCGGCGGCTGGGTGGACACGGTGGTCATGCGCGTGGTCGACGTGCTGCTCTCGGTGCCCTCGCTGCTGCTGGCCGTGTCCATCGGGGCGCTGTTCCAGCAGCAGTCCCGGTTCACGGTGATCATCGCGGTCGCGACCGTGCAGGTCCCGATATTCGGGCGGCTGCTGCGCGGGACCATGCTCGCGCAGCGAGCCAGCGACCACGTGCTCGCGGCGCGGGCGCTCGGGGTCAAGCAGCGCTCGGTGGTCTTCCGGCACATGCTGCCCAACGCGCTGGGGCCGGTGATAGTCCAGGCCACCCTGATGCTCGCCGTGGCCATCATCGACGCGGCCGCGCTGTCCTTCCTCGGGCTGGGGGCGGCCGACACCTCCACCCCCGAGTGGGGGCAGATGCTCGGTTCGGCGCAGAACTTCTTCGACACCCATCCGCACCTGGCCTTCTGGCCCGCGGGCTGCATCATCGTCGTCGCGCTCGGTTTCACGCTCGTCGGCGAGTCGTTGCGGGACGCCCTCGACCCGAAGAAACGGCGGTGA
- a CDS encoding ABC transporter ATP-binding protein produces MTEPTGPPNTDPAVLDGGGPPEPADRPLVELRDLRVHFPIKRGVLLDRTVGWVHAVDGVSLRIERGSTYGLVGESGCGKSTLGKTVLRLEKPSSGSVVLDGIDMSRMSGEPLRRMRRRMQMVFQDTLSSLDPRQSVESLLVEGLRAHGMDEGGGRTERRLRELLSAVGLPASALRRYPHEFSGGQRQRVGIARALAVEPELVVADEPVSALDVSVQAQVLNVLRDLQDEYGLTYLVIAHDLAVVRHVADRVGVMYLGGLVEESDSDELYEQPLHPYTRALLSAVPVPEPEVEDSRERILLSGDLPSPADPPSGCLFQTRCPWRQPGVCDVERPEPREVGEGHRVACHYAERIRDGTLPGGPAASAG; encoded by the coding sequence ATGACTGAACCGACCGGACCCCCGAACACCGACCCCGCGGTGCTCGACGGTGGCGGTCCGCCGGAGCCCGCGGATCGCCCCCTGGTGGAGCTGCGGGACCTGCGCGTGCACTTCCCGATCAAGCGCGGTGTCCTGCTGGACCGGACGGTGGGGTGGGTCCACGCGGTGGACGGGGTCTCGCTGCGGATCGAGCGGGGCAGCACCTACGGACTGGTCGGCGAGTCGGGCTGCGGGAAGTCGACGCTGGGCAAGACCGTGCTGCGCCTGGAGAAGCCGAGCAGCGGGTCGGTCGTTCTCGACGGGATCGACATGTCCCGGATGTCCGGGGAGCCGTTGCGGAGGATGCGTCGCCGGATGCAGATGGTCTTCCAGGACACCCTCTCCTCCCTGGACCCCAGGCAGTCCGTGGAGTCCCTGCTGGTCGAGGGGCTGCGTGCCCACGGCATGGACGAGGGCGGGGGCAGGACCGAGCGGAGGTTGCGCGAGCTGCTCTCGGCCGTGGGACTGCCCGCCTCCGCTCTGCGGCGGTACCCGCACGAGTTCTCCGGGGGACAGCGCCAGCGCGTCGGCATAGCCCGCGCGCTGGCGGTCGAGCCGGAGCTCGTCGTCGCCGACGAGCCGGTTTCCGCGCTGGACGTGTCCGTGCAGGCGCAGGTGCTCAACGTGCTGCGGGACCTGCAGGACGAGTACGGGCTGACGTACCTGGTGATCGCCCACGACCTCGCGGTGGTGCGGCACGTGGCCGACCGCGTCGGTGTGATGTACCTGGGCGGTTTGGTGGAGGAGTCCGACTCGGACGAGTTGTACGAGCAGCCGCTGCACCCCTACACGAGGGCACTGCTGTCCGCGGTCCCGGTTCCGGAGCCGGAGGTGGAGGACAGCAGGGAGCGGATCCTGCTGTCGGGGGACCTGCCCTCGCCCGCGGACCCGCCGAGCGGTTGCCTCTTCCAAACCAGGTGCCCGTGGCGTCAGCCGGGGGTGTGCGACGTCGAACGGCCCGAGCCGCGCGAGGTGGGCGAGGGGCACCGGGTGGCGTGCCACTACGCCGAGCGGATCAGGGACGGCACGCTCCCCGGCGGTCCCGCCGCCTCCGCGGGGTGA
- a CDS encoding ABC transporter ATP-binding protein: MALLQVRDLSVRFVRKQEPTVPAVDGVSFDVRAGQTVGLVGESGCGKSVTSLAIMGLLPARGTEVSGSVRLDGDELLRMPRRELDRRRGRDMSMVFQDPLTSLNPVVPIGVQIAEVVERHRGLSRRVARGRAAELLERVGIPDPARRLKEYSHQLSGGMRQRALIAMALACEPRVLVADEPTTALDVTIQAQILNLLRELVAETGTALIMITHDLGVVAGTCDEVNVLYAGRIVERAERHELFAGPRHPYTAGLMDSVPRLDTPRGNRLEPISGSVEDNVAWEDGCAFSPRCSRALPRCAERTPEIETAEAGRWLRCHNPLEEHARNTERPHD, encoded by the coding sequence ATGGCGCTGCTGCAGGTACGCGACCTCTCCGTGCGGTTCGTGCGCAAGCAGGAACCGACCGTTCCCGCGGTGGACGGGGTGTCCTTCGACGTCCGGGCAGGACAGACGGTGGGACTGGTCGGCGAGTCCGGCTGCGGCAAGTCGGTGACCTCGCTGGCGATCATGGGACTGCTTCCCGCGCGGGGGACCGAGGTGTCCGGTTCGGTGCGGTTGGACGGTGACGAGCTGTTGCGGATGCCGCGCCGGGAACTCGACCGCAGGCGCGGCAGGGATATGAGCATGGTCTTCCAGGACCCGCTGACCTCGCTGAACCCGGTCGTGCCCATCGGGGTGCAGATCGCCGAGGTCGTGGAGCGGCACCGCGGACTCTCCCGTCGCGTCGCGCGCGGACGGGCCGCGGAGCTGCTGGAACGCGTCGGGATACCCGACCCGGCGCGCCGGTTGAAGGAGTACTCCCACCAGCTCTCCGGGGGGATGCGCCAGCGCGCGCTGATCGCGATGGCGCTGGCCTGCGAACCCCGCGTGCTCGTCGCCGACGAGCCCACCACGGCGCTCGACGTGACCATTCAGGCCCAGATCCTGAACCTGCTCCGGGAGCTCGTGGCGGAGACCGGGACCGCCCTGATCATGATCACCCACGACCTCGGGGTGGTAGCGGGAACGTGCGACGAGGTGAACGTGCTCTACGCGGGCCGGATCGTGGAGCGGGCCGAGCGGCACGAGCTGTTCGCCGGGCCGCGCCACCCGTACACCGCGGGGCTGATGGATTCGGTCCCCCGGCTGGACACCCCGCGCGGGAACAGGCTGGAGCCGATCAGCGGCTCGGTGGAGGACAACGTCGCCTGGGAGGACGGGTGCGCTTTCAGTCCGCGCTGCTCGCGAGCGCTGCCGAGGTGCGCCGAGCGCACGCCGGAGATCGAGACCGCCGAAGCGGGGAGGTGGCTGCGCTGCCACAACCCGCTCGAGGAACATGCCCGGAACACGGAGCGTCCCCATGACTGA
- a CDS encoding ABC transporter substrate-binding protein yields the protein MGVGRPPGLRASRAGRRIAAAGLAALLATSLAACVQSQREGGGGRSMVFGAAGAPALFDPFYASDGETFRVTRQMMEGLVGFKPGTAEVEPALAEDWESSADGTEWTFHLREGVEFHDGTEFNADAVCANFERWYNQTGPGQNAALSYYWIETFGGFASDDEPSLYSSCEAPDSSTAVLKLTRSSSKFPDALGLDSFSIQSPTAMEKYGADEVTARGSSFEYSEYAKQHPTGTGPFEFDSYDESNQSIVLRRNENYWGEKAKLDRLVFKIIPDESVRKQELLSGGIDGYDFPNPADISGLRDQGFNVQVRDPFNILYLGISQRSNPALRDLRVRKALAYAVDRENLVEANMPDGAEPAELFYPDSVDGYPEDVKKYPHDPQRAKQLLREAGHQDLTIEFWWPTQVTRPYMPDPRGIFNSLSGDLEEAGINVEPVSKPWNGGYISDVNQGKAEVFLLGWTGDYNSPDNFIGTFFGSTQNQFYTEPAPWGGELADRLEAADREADPAAREEMYTEINRSLKSEYLPAVPLAHSPPAIVTSSEVEGLVTSPLTAERFAPVSLRQ from the coding sequence ATGGGCGTAGGCAGACCACCAGGATTACGGGCGTCGAGAGCTGGACGCAGGATCGCGGCCGCGGGATTGGCCGCCCTGCTCGCCACCTCGCTGGCCGCCTGCGTGCAGTCCCAGCGGGAAGGTGGCGGGGGGCGGAGCATGGTGTTCGGAGCCGCGGGAGCCCCGGCGCTGTTCGACCCCTTCTACGCCTCCGACGGGGAAACGTTCCGGGTCACCCGGCAGATGATGGAAGGGCTGGTCGGGTTCAAACCGGGCACCGCCGAGGTCGAACCGGCCCTGGCCGAGGACTGGGAGTCCTCCGCGGACGGCACCGAGTGGACCTTCCACCTCCGCGAGGGCGTCGAGTTCCACGATGGCACCGAGTTCAACGCCGATGCGGTCTGCGCCAACTTCGAGCGCTGGTACAACCAGACCGGCCCGGGGCAGAACGCGGCGCTGTCCTACTACTGGATCGAGACCTTCGGAGGCTTCGCCTCCGACGACGAGCCCTCCCTGTACTCCTCGTGCGAGGCCCCCGATTCCAGCACAGCGGTGCTGAAACTCACCCGCTCCAGCTCCAAGTTCCCCGATGCGCTGGGGCTGGACTCGTTCAGCATCCAGTCGCCCACGGCGATGGAGAAGTACGGGGCCGACGAGGTGACCGCCAGGGGGTCGAGCTTCGAGTACTCCGAGTACGCCAAGCAGCACCCCACCGGCACGGGCCCGTTCGAGTTCGACTCCTACGACGAGAGCAACCAGTCCATCGTGCTCCGCCGCAACGAGAACTACTGGGGCGAGAAGGCCAAGCTCGACCGGCTCGTCTTCAAGATCATCCCGGACGAGTCCGTGCGCAAGCAGGAACTGCTCTCCGGGGGCATCGACGGTTACGACTTCCCCAACCCCGCCGACATCTCCGGACTGCGGGACCAGGGGTTCAACGTCCAGGTGCGCGACCCGTTCAACATCCTCTACCTGGGGATCTCGCAGCGGAGCAACCCGGCGCTGCGGGACCTGCGGGTGCGCAAGGCGCTGGCCTACGCCGTCGACAGGGAGAACCTGGTCGAGGCCAACATGCCGGACGGGGCCGAACCGGCCGAGCTGTTCTACCCGGACTCGGTGGACGGCTACCCCGAGGACGTGAAGAAGTACCCGCACGACCCGCAGCGGGCGAAGCAGCTGCTCCGCGAAGCGGGACACCAGGACCTCACGATCGAGTTCTGGTGGCCGACCCAGGTGACCCGCCCGTACATGCCCGATCCGCGCGGGATCTTCAACTCCCTGTCGGGGGATCTGGAGGAAGCGGGCATCAACGTCGAACCGGTCAGCAAACCGTGGAACGGCGGCTACATCTCGGACGTGAACCAGGGCAAGGCCGAGGTCTTCCTGCTCGGCTGGACCGGGGACTACAACTCGCCGGACAACTTCATCGGGACCTTCTTCGGGAGCACGCAGAACCAGTTCTACACCGAACCGGCCCCCTGGGGCGGTGAGCTCGCCGATCGGCTCGAGGCGGCCGACAGGGAGGCGGACCCGGCCGCTCGCGAGGAGATGTACACCGAGATCAACCGGAGCCTGAAGTCCGAGTACCTGCCAGCGGTCCCACTGGCGCACTCGCCACCGGCCATCGTCACCTCCTCCGAGGTCGAAGGGCTGGTCACCTCGCCGTTGACCGCCGAGCGCTTCGCCCCGGTGAGCCTGCGGCAGTGA
- the recR gene encoding recombination mediator RecR yields the protein MYEGPVQDLIDELGRLPGIGPKGAQRIAFHLLSAEPADVTRLQDALQRVKEGVIFCEVCGNVSEQTRCRICQDTRRDPRLVCVVEESKDVLAVERTREFRGRYHVLGGALDPLSGVGPDQLRIRDLVNRIGTDEVSEIIIATDPNTEGEATATYLVRLLQDFPGLNVTRLASGLPMGGDLEFADELTLGRALSGRRSV from the coding sequence TTGTACGAAGGGCCAGTTCAGGATCTGATCGACGAGCTCGGCAGGCTGCCGGGAATCGGTCCGAAGGGCGCGCAACGCATCGCGTTTCACCTGCTGTCCGCGGAACCCGCCGATGTCACACGGCTGCAGGACGCGCTGCAGCGCGTGAAGGAGGGCGTGATCTTCTGCGAGGTCTGCGGGAACGTCTCCGAGCAGACCAGGTGCCGGATCTGCCAGGACACGCGGCGCGATCCCCGGCTGGTGTGCGTGGTCGAGGAGTCCAAGGACGTGTTGGCGGTCGAACGCACCCGGGAGTTCCGCGGGCGCTACCACGTGCTCGGCGGTGCGCTCGACCCGCTTTCCGGGGTGGGGCCCGACCAGCTGCGCATTCGGGACCTCGTCAACAGGATCGGCACGGACGAGGTGAGCGAGATCATCATCGCCACCGATCCGAACACCGAGGGTGAGGCCACGGCGACCTACCTGGTCCGGCTGCTGCAGGACTTCCCCGGGCTCAACGTCACGCGGTTGGCCTCCGGGCTCCCCATGGGCGGTGATCTGGAGTTCGCGGACGAGCTCACCCTCGGCAGGGCCCTTTCCGGCAGGCGTTCGGTGTGA
- a CDS encoding ABC transporter permease — translation MLRYTVRRLGQLVIVAVVLSILLFGWLRALPGGPVSALLGERATEESRAQLVEQLGLNQPLHVQYWKFVQRAATGDFGVSTGVQPGTPALEVFLQRMPATLELSVLALLLAVAVGVPLGYFAGRRQGGWLDNLSITWSLIGVAVPVFFLAFLLKYVFAIELGALPASGRQEVSINATHATGFYVLDGMLTGEWDAAWNAFLHLLLPAVALSTIPFAVIFRITRASVLDVLEEDFVRTARSKGLSARVVRGRHILRNAMLPVVTTIGLQTGALLSGAVLTEQVFNITGIGQALSLGFQRQDYAVLQVVILATAMVYVLVNLVVDLTYAAIDPRLRER, via the coding sequence TTGCTTCGCTACACCGTCCGGCGACTCGGACAACTCGTGATCGTCGCGGTCGTGCTGTCGATCCTGCTGTTCGGATGGCTGCGCGCCCTTCCGGGTGGACCGGTCTCCGCGCTGCTCGGCGAACGTGCCACGGAGGAGTCCCGTGCGCAGCTCGTCGAGCAGCTCGGGCTGAACCAGCCGCTGCACGTGCAGTACTGGAAGTTCGTGCAGCGCGCGGCGACAGGGGACTTCGGGGTCTCCACCGGGGTGCAGCCGGGCACTCCTGCGCTGGAGGTGTTCCTGCAGCGGATGCCCGCCACGCTCGAGCTCTCGGTGCTGGCGCTGCTGCTCGCGGTCGCGGTGGGCGTGCCGCTCGGCTACTTCGCGGGGCGCCGCCAGGGCGGTTGGCTGGACAACCTGAGCATCACCTGGTCGCTGATCGGGGTGGCGGTGCCGGTCTTCTTCCTGGCCTTCCTGCTGAAGTACGTCTTCGCGATCGAGCTCGGCGCGCTGCCCGCCTCGGGAAGGCAGGAGGTGAGCATCAACGCCACGCACGCGACCGGGTTCTACGTGCTCGACGGGATGTTGACCGGGGAGTGGGACGCGGCCTGGAACGCCTTCCTGCACCTGCTGCTCCCCGCCGTGGCGCTTTCCACGATCCCCTTCGCGGTGATCTTCCGGATCACCAGGGCCTCGGTGCTCGACGTCCTCGAGGAGGACTTCGTGCGCACCGCGCGGTCCAAGGGGCTCAGCGCACGGGTGGTGCGCGGCAGGCACATCCTGCGCAACGCGATGCTGCCCGTGGTGACCACCATCGGGCTGCAGACCGGTGCGCTGCTGTCCGGGGCGGTGCTGACCGAGCAGGTGTTCAACATAACCGGTATCGGCCAGGCGCTCTCGCTCGGTTTCCAACGGCAGGACTACGCGGTGCTGCAGGTGGTGATCCTGGCGACGGCGATGGTCTACGTGCTGGTCAACCTCGTCGTCGACCTCACCTACGCGGCGATCGACCCGAGACTGCGGGAGCGCTGA
- a CDS encoding YbaB/EbfC family nucleoid-associated protein, with translation MQEIMKQAQEMQQQLMTAQQELAETEVTGTAGGGMVTATVTGSGELQSMNIDPKVVDPSDTETLSDMVVAAVRDANRAAQELQSEKMGPLTNALGGQGGMDMGGLGLPGM, from the coding sequence ATGCAAGAGATCATGAAGCAGGCGCAGGAGATGCAGCAGCAGCTGATGACTGCGCAGCAGGAACTCGCCGAGACCGAGGTGACCGGCACGGCAGGTGGCGGCATGGTCACCGCCACGGTCACCGGTAGTGGCGAGCTGCAGTCCATGAACATCGACCCGAAGGTGGTCGACCCCTCCGACACCGAGACGCTTTCCGACATGGTCGTCGCCGCGGTCCGGGACGCGAACCGCGCTGCCCAGGAGCTGCAGAGCGAGAAGATGGGGCCGCTGACCAACGCGCTCGGCGGCCAGGGCGGAATGGACATGGGCGGACTCGGTCTGCCCGGGATGTGA